The genomic stretch ACACCTTTCCTACTTTAATATTCCCTACCAAACACATTACCAAGAGTATCCTCCCCCGGTGGACCGCTTTCATGCATTTTTCCATTTTATAAACTCAATCAACACAAATCTTTCATTATTCAGATATTTTTGGGGTTCGACTTTAtatcaaaaatgaaaagaaatttGGTGACAAATGTCTAGTAGTAGCAAAAATGTGTCTCATAAAGAGTCCATTGCATTTTGATGTCTACAAATGGCTAATCAAAATGGAGGATGATTAATGTAATTAATTATCGGATCAAGTTCTATGGTTTTTTGCCAAAAGATGGGAATGACCCTTAATCCTTATTAGCACTAGTTATTTATTAACTAGATGACGCTCTATTATTGTCCATAGTAAGCATGCAATCCTAATTAGCACTAGTTATTAACTAGATGACCCCCTATTATTGTCCATAGTAAGCCTGGAGGCGAACATGTAATCCCAATTAGCACTAGTTACTTAATATTATGATGTCACATCTTTATTGTCGATTGTAAACATTATATATAATAAACTACGAACACAAAAATAAAATCGTTTTACATCAGCCTTGTTTTATACTTATCGACCTTATTTCGCTATCAGCATTGAATATCATCCTATCATTGTCCATCATGAGTTTAGAAATGAGTCTATAATCCCAGCTGATGGTTAAGTGACGCACTATCATTATCAATCGTAAACAAAGAAAAGATCCTAGAATCACCATTCATATTAGAACTGACAAATAGACATCAACATTGAAAGAGAATGCGATCATGATTCATCTACCTGGAATTCTGGGAATAATAAAATGAGCTCATTTTGAGGATACCAACATACAAATATGAAaaaaatgacatttctaataaacATGATTTAGATCCAAATGTCAATCAAATCAAATCCTAAAAACACATTAATCTAACaaatatttttaattaattttgcTACATTAAACTCAACAAAAATTAGGAAAAATCACGGATAACACAAACCCAGATCTAAaataaaaacatgaaaaaaacaTGAAGCGTacaaataaaatgacccaaaaaataAGGCATTTGAAAAAGATGAAGAAGATCTGCAGACATTAAATGAGGAGACAGAGAAATGAAAGGTTAAGAATGTACCTAGTTATGAAGTTAGAGATTCAATCTTCAAACACTTGCCTCTTCTTTTCTGcactttctttctctctctctctcttctcggtttttttttttaaatatttttttatttttaatggaATGAGGCCGTTGTGTTCGGCCTTGTATTTGCCACTCAACACAACAACGGGGGAGTTGCGGAGAGAAATATGCTCGCTATTTAAACTTGTGGTGGGTGGCATTTCCTGAGCTGGGAATTGTCACTCTTTCGAAAGACGTCTCATATTAAATTGTACACACAATATAATATTTCCTCCGTTCCATTGAAttatttatgtttgtttttttagcACTATTCATAAGTGAGAAGAATTTTCAATACTGATTTTAATCATAACATAAAAGATAATAAATGCGAGATCTTGTTTAAATCGTCTTATCGAAAGTGCAttatgaatatcaaatttttataatttttaatgatatataactaaagatatttaacaaaataaaacaagattgaTATACGTGTATAAAAAAACGTAAACTATCATATAAACGGAGGAAGACGTATTTAATGGTAAATTTACTTTATTAGAaaattgtactccctcctattcacaataaacctcccatttcatttttaagacaaatattaaggaaacacactaccccaccatataattaaatttgaaccacacaaatacactaccccaccatacaattaattaaatttgaccaacaaacacttaccaaaaaaaaaggaaatagaaaagttattgtgaataggcgaaaaaggaaatagggaagtttattgtgaataggaggaaagtataATGTTGACTAGGACGGGTGAGTAAATGCTACACTCCGTATAAAAATATCTCACAAATTTAATTTGTTAACTAGAGAGATTTTGGAAGGAAAGAAATATGAAATTGATGAGCTGAGAAATTTATTTGTTAATTCAGTTAGTTATGCTGAAGACGGGTCAGAgaaagtgacgggtaatgccactcataAAACGGATatgggggacaaggtgggacaccccatatgcttccctctctcctctatttgggtcatttgtgagaggaaatggtatccgtcactccaaagtgacgaatacgtgtcgtcttcaatgagattttgtattGTTAATTAGACGGTAGGGAACTAACTATTTCAAAGCGCACAAATTCTTATATAAACCCTCTTTATAAGTTTTTGTTACAAACTACACATACGTAGTATTTAAAACCATGAAATCACTAATTTAACACAATTGTATGCACAAATAAAATCGTTTAAAACAAATTtattataaaatataattttttaataattaattttACTCATtaatactccctctcatccaaacCAAAGTAACACTTGTTTTATTGCACTTGCccgacacgttttgcaacgtaaatatgtttagttacacattattaaaaattataaaaatatgatATTCTTATAGTATTTATAacgacgataaatcaaacaaaatctcatatggctatattttgttttcaattggTCTCCTTTGTGACGGgtcaccatttgtggcggatattttgtgagttaaaatggtaacaaaatgggttagtggagaaagaggaacacatgaatagtgttgcagagagagaaaaagttgGTACTTTGTGAGATAAAAGGGTATCTGTCACTCAAGAGtaacggatatgtgccgtcacaaatgagatttcgTGTTTTGTTTTAgagtttttttgtcaaaaactacctaatatttacctcattttcataaatactacctaaagttttaaattttgcgagaaactacctaatatttttttacttttgtCGAAAACTACCAAATTGAAATTAATGAGAAAAttcgacaattttttttccaaattaactACAATTCCGACAAATAAATCAAAATGCCAAtcgaattaatcataattttgtccAAATTAGCCACAATCTCGGTCAAACTAGTCAAAATTGTAGTAaaacaaattgaaataaatgtgTTAGTTAGAAATTAATCAAAACAGGTTTGTGGTGGTTAAGTATATAGTAAATAATGTATGTTCAATGCCAAAAATAATGTTTTCGAGTTAGAATTTTGTCTAATTTGATCGGCTTTCTCAATTTGGTAGTGTCACAAAAAGTCAAGAAAATTTAGGTAGTTTTTTCGCAAAATTAAAAACTTTAGGTAGTATTTATGAAAATGGGGTAAATTTTAGGTAGTTTTGGACAAAAAACTCTTTGTTTTATaaattatgaataatattaatatttcTTACAATCATAAATAgtgcaaaaaaaaacaaatgttAGTTTTAGTTTGAATGGGAGAGAGTAATGTTTATATGTTTCCACAATTATATTAACGTAGTCTGCCGTAGACAAGACCAGCTCGTTTGTATAAAACCGAATCAATGGTTTAAAGGGGAAGATCCCATCGAGGGTGATTTGTGGCCTCAACCATGGTGTGGACCCCATGCAGATACGGCAACAACACGTTCACAGGAGCAATCCAAGATATTGGACATGTGGTGTGTTGTGATTGGAATTGTGATGTAGTGATTTCATCTGTGCCGTCAGTTTAGTTAATTTAAGGTTGTTGGGGTTTGGACGGCGGAGATCTAAAAGTTTGCTTCATAAATATCTTTCCCAAATCACGTGCAAGACCGGCTCGCCTACTTCACTACTTCGTCTACGATACAAATGGGAAAAAATGACCATCGTTAAAATGACCATCGTTCATTCAACTATTTTATCACTTGTGTATATATTAGACAAATCTATTATTTTTTTACGTTATCTTTTgttttatttatctttatttaactcgttttaagTTTAAAACGAATATATACACCTATgtgtcttaaataagaatttgtgtttaatATTGGGTTGAAATTGAGAGTGGTAATCATTATTCAAGGACCAACTAGTGGTTTTAAACATATGAAGCGTGTAACCGTCCAAACCCATGAATTTCTCTTATTTCTGTTTGTGTCATTTCTCGTCATCTCCTACGCGGAGTAAAACTAATTACTATATTTACTCAAAATTGAGGCATTTGATTGTTATAAGTTGTTCTTAATTGTACTATCAGGGTGTTTGGATCATATCATCAATCTAAAGGACCAGCTTGCACTCCTCATCTTGTGTAGTTTGTCAGTTGTGACTTTGTGAGTAGTGAATCAGAATCATCCATAACCATGAAATCCTTATCTTAGTATTGGAGATTCTGCTGGACATAAATTGTTGGCCTTGTAGAGGCCGAGCTGGCAAGACGTGTAGGATTTACGAACTAGAGGTCAAAAGGCGAGCTTCATTAGTTCACTCGAGAATATAGCCCACTATATTGATATGAGGTTTAGACAGGTCAATGAAGTCGAACAAATTAACAAGCGTCATTTCATCTTTTCGAGGCACTTAACAGTTGGGAAATCTAGAGGTTAAGAAAAGTGTTCTGTCCCCTCTTATCGGATTCTTTAGAGAGTATCTTCTCAGGGAGAATTCGTCTACGATGTAGGTGATAATCACAAATactcagaaaaatatttaaaGTTAATGATTCGTGTGCTGGAGTTATAAAGCGCTACTTATCTAATGAATCCAACACTGTTGTGTATCTGTTCCCTTTCCTCTAGGGATCATTACCCCAAAACATAACCAGTAAACAAACAAAGGACTAATTCCGAAACTAAAAAACAGATAAAGCAACAATTTTGCAAACATTGAGCCTCATTTTACTTTAAAGACCAGAATGGCTCAGATTGATTTTCAAAGTCGAGCTCAAATCGACATTAAAGGATCAACTTTGCAAATACTCACACTTCAGACTTGCGAAGCTCAGAGGCCCCATGAGCAAAGTGGCATTTGTCGCCAAAGGTACACGTACCCTTGGTAAAGTTTTCGCAAAGCTTTGTCTTGTAAGTATTCGATGCTGGCCCGTGGGCCGGACGGCCTGAACCAGGTCCTCCATGCCCCTGACCCTGACCTTGCCCCTGACCATGGCCCTGACTGTGACCATGACCATGACCTCGACCTCTCGTTTGAGCTGATGAGCTCACACTACTCACAAGATCCCGTACCATGGCTGTCGCTATCTTGATCTGATCAAAGGTCCCTTGCAGTTCAATATTTTTTAAGCTAGCGTTTGACTCGTGGTCTCGTATGTGAAGTTTAACCCCAGTTTGACGAGATATCTGCTTTGAGTTCACACCGCCCTTTCCAATGATGGGTCCTACCAGAGACGAATCAACACCAATTTTAACGGTCGCATTTTCACTTTCACCAAAACCGGCAGAAAGACCAGGTGGCCCGTTTCGCCCGCCATAGCGGGCAGGCATTGGTGGGCCCATAGGATAGTGGTCTTCAAAGGGTGGAGCAACCGGCTTGTTTAGCTCCCACTCCGCATGGGCATAATTGCATTTGTCGCCAAATTTGCAGCCTTCGCCACTGATGAACTTCTTGCACATACGGGTTTTCACAGTGGCAGCACCACCATTTGGTGGGCCCATTGGCGATGGACCAACATTTGTCGATGGTGGTAGGTTCATCATCTGTGAAACGGCCTTGTAGCCACCAGGAACATGATGCAGGAAGTGACAGCTCTCTCCAAATGGGCATCCAGATGTACTGCAACACCAACCACATATTAGAACCCAAGTAAAAGCTGAGGTAATTACCTATAGAACATAAGAAGTCCAACCAGAAGAATGCCTTGATCCCAAATTTGATTTAATAAAATATTACTATGAACTACAATTGAAACTGTAGATGATAAAATATTTGACACCAAACATAGAAAAGGGGGGAAAAAGGGAAAGGAAAGGGAAACACGATATATAGTCATGATCTTCCTTAAGTTGGAATGCTACCCAGCTTTTGTAGATAGGTAACATGATAGATAGTCAATATACAAATAAATTAATAAAGCTAACAACACCTCCTAGGAATAACAAAACATACAAGCCTAACTTGGATCATAATATCAATCAACATCAGCTATCAGTCAATCCAAATTACAAATTTGTCCCACTGTCAAAACAAGCTCAACTTAACATATTGAACAAATTAATACACTACAGCCACCCAACTACGAATCTTGGCGTTGGTAAATGTGGGCTTGTCCTAGGAGCCAATAGGTTTTACCTACCTGACAGCTCCAACTACACCCAccgccaaaacaaaacaaaacaaaagtggAACATACCAGAGGTTTGAATAAACATAAATCAGATGGATTACCAAACATGTTTTTTTATCAATGCAACATTGTAACCACACAGAACAAGACACAGAGATACAGTAACACCAAGAAAAATAGCATGATCATTCTAAACTGATTCAATCACTACAGTCTACAGACTACACAAAAATTCAGTAATACCTATAATGCTACAAGTCTATAACCCAGTAGACTTCAGTCTCCATTAAACTTTAAAAGGGTGTAAGACACACCAAGGCAACGAGAATTTGTTGCGACAAAGTGTGAGGCAAAGGAGCGGAAGGAACGAACCTTACAAAAATGAGAAGCAATGtttttgaacaaaaaaaaaaattgtattttcAAAATATGGCGCACAATACACAGATTGGATTTTCAAGAAGTCTAACATGTAGGGGAATAAAAGTTACAGAAAATGTGAAGGGGGAAAAATAAAAGAACCATTTAGAAGGAAAAAAAATAGGAATTGCATAGCAGAGCGTCTCGCTAGTTGCATCTTATCTACAAGGAGCAGTTAAGGAACACTTAAGGCATTTTGACTAGTGTCTCACTAAGTCTCACCCAAGGTGCGCATTTTTAAACAAAGTCGAGCTCTAATGTCTACAGATTGTAACACTTCTAGAGCTCGGATAACTTTCCAAAAACGACATCATTTGAAAACTCTTTAAAACAGTTGGAACTATCTACCTCAACAAAGTTCGTAAATTGATTATATTCCAGCTTGCCATCCATATTTTGAAGGCAAAATGAATTCAAATCATCATAGTTAATGAATCTATCAATCTGTTATTCTGTTGTAGGTCAAACCACTATGAAAAAGAAGCCAAGAAGTCAAGAACATTACTTCCTCCTCATCAATTAGAAGGTTAAATTTGCTTTTTGTGCATTTTTTTAGGAGAGCCCGTGTTCAAGTGAATGAGGGCATATATTAGGTGTTAAATCAtgccaaaaaaaatgaaaacgtaaaaactaGATGAACAAGCCTAAAAAAAGGTAAACGTCTAGTTGAATAGGAGGAACCGAGGAAGTACAAGGCATGACACAAGCCGAACAGAAAATAGTACTACAGTCTACAGAGGGAGTCACAAAGGTCACCAAA from Silene latifolia isolate original U9 population chromosome 5, ASM4854445v1, whole genome shotgun sequence encodes the following:
- the LOC141657397 gene encoding zinc finger CCCH domain-containing protein 14-like, whose product is MDGRKRRQDGGAPNTNGGFKKHKQEMESSGIGSKSKPCTKFFSTSGCPFGESCHFLHHVPGGYKAVSQMMNLPPSTNVGPSPMGPPNGGAATVKTRMCKKFISGEGCKFGDKCNYAHAEWELNKPVAPPFEDHYPMGPPMPARYGGRNGPPGLSAGFGESENATVKIGVDSSLVGPIIGKGGVNSKQISRQTGVKLHIRDHESNASLKNIELQGTFDQIKIATAMVRDLVSSVSSSAQTRGRGHGHGHSQGHGQGQGQGQGHGGPGSGRPAHGPASNTYKTKLCENFTKGTCTFGDKCHFAHGASELRKSEV